GATTTCGACTTGCTCCGACTCAGAAAACGCATCGCGGGCCAGGTCATAGACGGCACTCAGTGCCCAGCACAGATGCGCCGTTTCGAGGTGACCCGTCAGCGATTCTGAATGGTCGCGGAAGGCAGGCCCGACCCAATCGTAAGTGGGCGTCCGGGTAATGTCGAGGGTAACGGTACGGAGCCATTTGGCCAGCCGTTCTTCAGGGAAAAGTGCGTACAACATAGCCGCGTCGGACAGGTACTCGGCCGCCGGGTAATACCAAGCCACTGTGGCGTCGGGACCGAGTAAGCCTTTGGTGGCTACCCGCTCATAAACACGCTGGTGCAAAGCCGACTTAAAACGACGCAGCACCGAGTCACCCGTTCGTAGCCCATCCAGAATCCGGGAGCGGTCAGACTCGGACAGAAAACAAGCATCCAGCTCCCGTATAGGTGACTCAATTTGCATAGCTGTATCAGAAATAGCCTCCATTCTTTACGACGTCGGTTGGTTTCATGCCGCTTTCGACCATTTCCCGGATTTCGTCTTCCTTGTGCATAATCTTCTCAGCGGCAATCAGCACCTCGTAGGCGATATGTTGCGGAATCGAGATCACCCCGTCGATGTCGCCGAATACCCAATCGCCGGGCTTCACAGTCACTTCGCCCATGAGCACGGGTTTCTGGTAGTGGTGCATCCGGAAACGACCCAGCATACCCGTATTGGCTTTGTACTTATGAAAGACCGAGAAACCCAGTTCCAGAATAGCCTGCGTATCGCGGATGCCATTGACAACGGCGCCCCGGCAACCAATTCGCATGGCGGCCATGGTCATCACTTCGCCCCACTGCGAGGTGACGGTATCGCCGGTGCAGTCCCAGACAACCACGGAATCCTGATGTAGGTCTTCGAGCATTTGCGCGCGCATTTCAAACTCACCGTCGGTGGTAATATCGGGACCACCTTTCACGGTGAAAGCCAGGCCCGCCATTTTCATGGCTTCCCGGAGGGGGGCAAACTCCGGCGGCAAACTGGTGGCGTGCATGTTGTAATTAAACCGCAGCACATCGTTGACCGCGCCGGTGTAGAGTCGCAGGTATCGCTCCCGCATCTCGGAAACGGGGATGGGGAAAGGCGATGGAGCAACAGCCTGGCCGTTGCCGTTCGTATGGGTATGGAGTGTGTTCGTTATCATCCTGCCAGAAAATTCATGTTGTCGAAATTGATTTCACGGATCACGACGTAATCCGGTTGGTTGAGCACAAACGTGATCACGCTGGCCACATCTTCCACCTTTAAAAACTTTTCGCGGGGCACCTTACGGTCACCCCAGTAATCGCTATCGGTAGGGCCTGGGTTTAC
This window of the Spirosoma aerolatum genome carries:
- a CDS encoding RraA family protein, whose amino-acid sequence is MITNTLHTHTNGNGQAVAPSPFPIPVSEMRERYLRLYTGAVNDVLRFNYNMHATSLPPEFAPLREAMKMAGLAFTVKGGPDITTDGEFEMRAQMLEDLHQDSVVVWDCTGDTVTSQWGEVMTMAAMRIGCRGAVVNGIRDTQAILELGFSVFHKYKANTGMLGRFRMHHYQKPVLMGEVTVKPGDWVFGDIDGVISIPQHIAYEVLIAAEKIMHKEDEIREMVESGMKPTDVVKNGGYF